One segment of Tenrec ecaudatus isolate mTenEca1 chromosome 1, mTenEca1.hap1, whole genome shotgun sequence DNA contains the following:
- the LOC142447435 gene encoding olfactory receptor 7A5-like, with protein MQPLLFGLFLSMSLVTFTGNLLIILTIIKDNHLHTPMYFFLSNLSFADICFTSTTVPKMLMNIQMQNRVITYEHCITQMYFFLLFTGLDHFFLTVMAYDRFVAICHPLHYTVIMNPRFCGLLLLASWLLSVLNALLHVLMVLRLSFCTELEISHFFCELNQVLQIACSDTFLNTLVIYLAAGFLGVVPFSGVIFSYSKIVSSILKIASAGGKYKAFSTCGSHLSVVSLFYGTGLGVYLTSAASQDSRSIAITSVMYTVATPMLNPFIYTLRNKDIKQALGKLCS; from the coding sequence ATGCAGCCCCTCCTCTTCGGACTGTTCCTGTCTATGTCCTTGGTCACCTTCACTGGGAACTTGCTCATCATCCTGACCATCATCAAGGACaaccacctccacacacccatgtacttcttcctctccaacctctcctttgCTGACATCTGTTTCACCTCCACCACTGTCCCAAAGATGCTGATGAACATCCAGATGCAGAACAGAGTCATTACATATGAACACTGCATCACTCAGATGTACTTTTTCTTGCTTTTTACAGGATTGGATCATTTCTTCTTGACAGTGATGGCTTATGACCGGTTTGTGGCCATCTGTCACCCACTGCACTACACGGTTATCATGAACCCAAGGTTCTGTGGCCTCCTGCTTCTGGCCTCCTGGTTATTAAGTGTGCTGAATGCTCTGCTACATGTGTTAATGGTTTTGCGTTTGTCCTTTTGTACAGAGTTGGAAATctcccattttttctgtgaacttaacCAGGTACTCCAAATTGCTTGCTCTGACACATTCCTCAATACCTTAGTAATTTATTTAGCAGCTGGGTTTCTGGGGGTTGTTCCATTTAGTGGGGTCATTTTTTCTTATTCAAAGATTGTGTCGTCCATTTTGAAAATTGCCTCAGCTGGGGGCaaatataaagccttttccacctgtgggtCTCACCTCTCTGTGGTTTCCTTGTTCTATGGTACAGGTCTTGGGGTCTATCTCACTTCTGCTGCTTCTCAAGATTCCAGGTCCATTGCAATCACCTCAGTGATGTACACTGTAGCCACACCCATGCTGAACCCCTTTATCTACACTCTTAGAAACAAGGACATAAAGCAGGCCCTAGGGAAACTTTGCAGTTGA